Proteins encoded within one genomic window of Theobroma cacao cultivar B97-61/B2 chromosome 7, Criollo_cocoa_genome_V2, whole genome shotgun sequence:
- the LOC108662816 gene encoding uncharacterized protein LOC108662816: MTDNGQAKNQGDSQAIYPPPPFPQRLKRQKLDKQFEKFLNVFKKLHINIPFAEVLENMPSVSIMLLSIAKKIRLNEIQPTTVSLQLADRTIRHPVGIIEDVLVKVGHFYIPMDFIVLEMEEDLEILLILGRPFLATASAIIDVREGKITFKVREEEVEFNIFNANKNLSSTSCCYRMELIDEGKGEPISPHTIEQAPIFEFKPPPPLVRPK, translated from the exons ATGACAGATAATGGGCAAGCTAAGAATCAAGGGGATTCTCAAGCAATTTATCCTCCACCACCATTCCCACAAAGGTTGAAAAGGCAAAAGCTTGATAaacaatttgagaaatttctcaatGTTTTCAAGAAGCTCCACATAAACATTCCTTTTGCTGAAGTTTTGGAAAACATGCCAA GTGTTTCAATTATGCTTTTGTCAATTGCCAAGAAAATTAGACTTAATGAGATACAACCCACCACAGTTTCTTTGCAATTAGCAGATAGGACAATCAGGCATCCTGTTGGCATTATTGAGGATGTATTGGTTAAAGTTGGGCATTTTTACATTCCGATGGACTTCATTGTGCTTGAAATGGAAGAGGATCTGGAAATTCTTTTAATCTTGGGCCGACCATTCTTGGCCACTGCAAGTGCAATCATTGATGTAAGAGAAGGCAAGATAACTTTCAAAGTTAGAGAAGAGGAAGTTGAGTTTAACattttcaatgcaaataaAAATCTTAGCTCTACAAGTTGTTGCTATAGAATGGAGTTAATTGATGAAGGGAAAGGTGAACCTATTTCTCCACATACAATTGAGCAAGCACCAATCTTTGAGTTTAAGCCACCACCTCCGCTTGTCAGACCCAAGTAG